A portion of the Lolium rigidum isolate FL_2022 chromosome 1, APGP_CSIRO_Lrig_0.1, whole genome shotgun sequence genome contains these proteins:
- the LOC124679229 gene encoding uncharacterized protein LOC124679229, translated as MAYLPPHKRHSSGGSDPAPPTSSLGSLSISSSSPRSRHQLRPSNNKIIHAAGCVSRWSPLPPFSPYSDDADSFRLEPFACEPVERKTGAKPLVLSLSSPEASSCSSAEAAAAIADRFLPELLAAAERATHGVPSKESEVVKLSLVARVGKVLFQRGGSHVSLDSLREAAKAGNEGSKSQVRKSFYTNVPKECSEDMERSVVKLMGLEFDSSKEQYHVKIFDKHRSDSISTMSCKCTLQQDGKLAIHKVELDPIRQLVEDISCLSQDLDLRLMLRTKRILKNLDPEVENAIQSLVSSAILDPNVKGALRWPLGKESIGERFSLVGVWHTNYKAFRNKTLRFKLRHSDWFDHRSSTREVSNEVSFKLIGISNRLQDGNKEVDSVKEMLECAVRMIWDSALCYKMVH; from the exons ATGGCCTACCTCCCGCCCCACAAGCGCCACTCCAGCGGCGGCTCCGACCCCGCCCCGCCCACCTCTTCCCTCGGCTCCCTCTCCATCTCCTCTTCTTCCCCTCGTAGCCGACACCAGCTCCGTCCGTCCAACAACAAGATCATCCACGCCGCCGGCTGCGTCTCCCGCTGGTCCCCACTCCCGCCCTTCTCCCCCTACTCCGACGACGCAGACTCTTTCCGTCTCGAGCCATTCGCGTGCGAGCCCGTCGAGCGCAAGACCGGCGCGAAGCCCCTCGTCCTTTCCCTCTCCTCCCCGGAAGCCTCCTCTTGCTCCTCagcggaggccgccgccgccatcgccgacagGTTCCTGCCAGAACTCCTCGCTGCGGCGGAGAGGGCGACGCACGGTGTTCCCAGCAAGGAGTCGGAAGTAGTGAAGCTGAGCCTCGTTGCCAGGGTGGGGAAGGTCCTGTTCCAGCG TGGAGGATCACATGTCTCCTTGGACTCGCTCCGCGAAGCTGCAAAGGCAGGGAACGAAGGATCCAAGAGCCAGGTCCGTAAATCATTCTATACCAATGTGCCCAAGGAGTGTTCTGAAGACATGGAGCGATCTGTTGTCAAGCTGATGGGTCTGGAGTTCGATTCGTCAAAAGAACAGTACCATGTCAAG ATATTTGACAAGCACCGTAGTGATTCTATTTCTACTATGTCTTGCAAATGCACCCTGCAACAAGATGGGAAGCTTGCAATCCATAAG GTTGAATTGGACCCAATACGACAGTTGGTGGAAGACATATCCTGTCTGTCCCAAGACCTTGACTTAAGGCTGATGTTGAGGACCAAAAGGATCCTGAAAAACTTAGAT CCTGAGGTGGAAAATGCCATACAGAGCTTAGTGTCTTCCGCTATTCTTGATCCTAATGTAAAAGGGGCGCTCAGATGGCCACTTGGGAAGGAATCGATTGGTGAGAGGTTCAGCTTAGTTGGAGTGTGGCATACCAACTACAAAGCTTTCAGAAATAAAACATTAAGGTTCAAGCTAAGGCACTCTGACTGGTTTGATCACCGGAGCTCGACTAGAGAGGTTTCCAATGAAGTTAGCTTCAAACTAATTGGTATATCGAATAGACTGCAG GACGGTAATAAAGAGGTGGACTCTGTGAAGGAGATGCTGGAATGTGCTGTGCGGATGATCTGGGACAGTGCTTTGTGCTACAAGATGGTGCACTGA